TTGGTGGCAAGAATCGCCTCCCTCAACCTGGATAACAGTGGCTCTTTCTGGCACAGCAATGGGGAAGAACTCCCATGGTGAAATGAACAAAGAATGACCGCTCGGGGATTCCCGGTGGGAGGGAACGACAAACACTTCCGCATGGTCTATCCGGTTGCTGAAGAAGTCCATCCCTGGCCATTTCCAAACCCGGCGGAGAAAAGCGCGCTGTCCTGAATGTCGCTTGTTTAAGCAACTTTGCAGTAAACTCGGGACTGTCCCCAGGGTCATCGGGGGCTGTCCCAAGAGTTTGCGGGCCATGAAAGCCGTAGCGGTTAGCACCGCAAAGACCTGGGACAGCCCCCGTGCGGGGACAGTCCCGGTTTTGCTGCCAGCGACTCTTAAACCAGTGTCCCGTACGGTTAGTTCTCTATTCCAATTTCGGTCCTTTTTGCCGCTGTCTACGTTCTGCCTTCTCGGCTTAACCTAGTTTTCATCCGGAAACGGCCCTTTTCCGCTGTGGCGGTGTCAATCTGCGGGTTTTCTTGTGCGGCGTAAAGGACTACGCCTCCGCGCATCCCCTTGATGTCCTTGCCACAACGAAAAATTGCTCGTTTCCAATCTGAAAACTTAGCCGTTGCCCTTCGGAGTTTCCGGATGGCAACTAGCCTAAGCTAGGCTTGCTGCGGCCCGCCTTGACAGCAACAAAAATGACTCAAAATTAATACAAATAATTAACCGAACGGGACACTAGCGCCATTCAGCGCTGTCCTCCACCTTACAAAATCAATGATTCTGAAAGGCGTGATTGATTTTGATCGCCCAGCCATGGGCTCGGCAGGCTGCTAACAGCCTGCTATAATGGAAGTACAGCCATAACCAGCCTTGATTGGAGGTAAGTTATGATTACTATTTCCTTGAACAGCAAAGAAAAAGAGATCCTGGAGCAGACCCTGTCCGCCAGCCTGGATCGGTTGCATGACGAAATCTATCATACCGATTCCACTGAATACCGTGATCGCCTGAAAGAGCGCAAAGAGGTGCTGCAAAAAATCCAGGGGCAGCTCCAATAGCAGAGGGAACGGCCCACCCACCCTTGCCCGGCAATTGCCGCTTTCGAATCACCGGCTTGGCTGCAAAGCGGTTTTGCCGTGGCAAGGAAGAACCACCTTTGAAAAGCCGCTGCACAGAACCGCCGGCGAAACGCTCAGTCATTGATTTTGTGCGGGGTGGGAAAGCGCAATTTCCCGCGCCATACCTGAAAAATTCCCTGGAGTTCCCCCTGATAGAGCCACGCCGCGATCATCGCGGTCAACGGTGCCACCATGACCAGGCCGATACTGCCGACCAGGGTCCGAAAGATTTCCGCCGCCACCATTTTGAAATTAAGAATCCGCACCAACGAAGTATCCTTGGAAACAAACAGCATCAACATGGTCAGATAACCACCGGAATAAGCCAACAGCAGGGTTGTCGTCATGGTGCCGACCACCGCCCGGCCGACATTGAAGCCGGACCGAAGCAGGGCGGTCAGGCTGATGTCCGGCTTGGCCTGTTTAACCTCATACATGGCTGCCGCCACATCCATGGCAATATCCATGGCCGCACCGGACGCCCCGATCACCACCGCGGCATAAAAGATCTCCCGCATATCCAGATTATAATGACCGGAAAGAACCAGCGTTGGGGCGAATGGAGCCGTCATGCCATTGACCTGGAGCAGGTCGCCAAACAGCAGAGTCAGCAGCAAAGTCACCGCCAACCCGGCCAAGGTTCCAAAGGTTGCTGCAACTGCTTTGCGGGACCAGCCCCCAACCAGGAAAATAATCACCGCCGTCAGCAAGGTCAGCGTCACCCCGGTCAGGATCAGGGGGTTCTGTCCGGCCAGCAGACCGGGCAGCAGATACTTCCAGAGAATCGCCACACTGGCGATGAAACTGAGCAGCGCCTTGAACCCGACCGTTCCGGCATAAAGCAAGAGCAGCAGCACAAACAGCCCGAACAGCCGGGCTTCGCCCCCCTGCCGGTACTGGCTGATGGTTTTCGCATAGCTGATGTGCCCCTGGGCGACACGTGCAGCGATCACTGCGGTGTCGCCCGGGCTGTACATTTCGTCGATTTCCAGAGACCCGATCAGGGAATTGTCCGCCTCGACAACCTCCCCTTTATGACTGCCGCCAGTTACCAGCAGGGTCACTTGCTGGCTGCCGAGATGACCGACGCTGGAGCGAATGACCTCGGCGTTGTCGACGGCGGTCACGACCCCGCACAATTCAAGGGCCTGATCGTCCTGAGCAGGGGCTTCTCCCCTGCTGAACCAGGCCGCCCCCATGGCCATCAGCAGAAGCACCATCAGCCCCAAGCTTGCTTTGTGCAGTTTTGTTCTTTTTCTTTTTGTCATTGCTTTTACCAACAGGGCGCAGCGGATCGTTCCGCTGCGCCCTGCCCTTTTCTGATCAGCAAAATGTCGCGCTTTTTTTCATTACTGCGCCATGGCCACCTGCACATCGCTGAGCTGGAAATGCAGTAGATCAGCCAAGGTCCTGGCGATTTCGGTGTTGTCTTTAAAGCCCATGAACTGCATGGCCCCGAC
This genomic window from Pelobacter seleniigenes DSM 18267 contains:
- a CDS encoding YibE/F family protein, whose amino-acid sequence is MTKRKRTKLHKASLGLMVLLLMAMGAAWFSRGEAPAQDDQALELCGVVTAVDNAEVIRSSVGHLGSQQVTLLVTGGSHKGEVVEADNSLIGSLEIDEMYSPGDTAVIAARVAQGHISYAKTISQYRQGGEARLFGLFVLLLLLYAGTVGFKALLSFIASVAILWKYLLPGLLAGQNPLILTGVTLTLLTAVIIFLVGGWSRKAVAATFGTLAGLAVTLLLTLLFGDLLQVNGMTAPFAPTLVLSGHYNLDMREIFYAAVVIGASGAAMDIAMDVAAAMYEVKQAKPDISLTALLRSGFNVGRAVVGTMTTTLLLAYSGGYLTMLMLFVSKDTSLVRILNFKMVAAEIFRTLVGSIGLVMVAPLTAMIAAWLYQGELQGIFQVWRGKLRFPTPHKIND